GCACGACGGTACCGCCCGACGCGGCGGCGAAGCCGGCGACCTTCGGGTCGTACCCCACCCCGACGTGGGGGACGCCCGCCCCGGCGGCGAGGATGAGCCCGTGCAGGCGGACCGACGCGACGCGCCGCGCGGCGGCGACGTCCCGCGCCGCGGTCCACGGGTCGCGCCAGGTGGCGACCTCCGCGTCGGCGGCGGCGGCGATGCGCTGGGCCGCGGCGGCGTCCGCGCCCGCCTCGAGGGCCGCGACGACGACCCGTTCGCCGTCCGCCCGCACGCGCCGGGCGAGGGCCACGAACGCCGCTTCCGCGCCGGGCACGTCGGCGCGGGGGATCAGCAGCGTCGGGCGGTCCGCCGCCCCGCCCCCCACCCCGCCGGGCGTCCCACGGGTCGCCGACGCCAACCGGAGGGCGGGGTCGGCGCCGGTGGCCGCCTCCAGCCCGAGCTCCGCGAGGAGGGCGTGCGACGGGGCGTCGCGCACCAGGATCGGGACGCCCGCGAGCGCCTGCGCGACCGCGCGGCGGCCGGCGGGGGAGAGCGGCCCGACGGATTGGCCGAACACGACGACGCGCTTCCCGAGGCGTCGCGCGAGGCGGAGGACGCCCAGGTAGTAGCGGAGGCTGCGGCTCGACGTGCGGTCCTGCAGCAACCCCCCGCCGCCGGAGACGAGCGCGTCGCTGGCCGCGAGGGCGGCGGGCACGCCGAGGAGGCGGTGCCGGGCGGGGAGGTCGTGCAGGGCGGTGGTGGCGCGCGGCGCGGCGCTCAGCGCGGCGGGCGCGAAGCCGGCCGCCCGCAGGGCCGGCGCGAGCCCGGCGAGGATCGCTTCGTCGCCGAGGTTCCCCGCGCCGACGAAGCCGGAGATCAGGACCCGCGTCATGGTCGGCGTCAGGCCGCCGCGAGGCGGCGGCGGACCCACGCGACCGTCGGGCGCAACGCCGCGACGGCGAGGGTCCCGAGACCGAACCCGAGGGCGAGGGCGACGCCGGTCCGCTCGAGCGACACGAGGAGGGGCGTGTGGTAGTGCGCGAAGCTGTTCAGGATGCTGGCCTGCGCCACGACGCCGCCCGCCATCAGGCCGGCGCGCAGCCACGCCGGGCCGCCCGCCTCGCTGAGGCCGACGACCGCCAGCGGGTGCCCGAGCAGCTCCTTGAAGCGGGGGCGGGCGAACGCCTCGCTCAACAGGGCGCGCACCTGCAGCTCCAGCTCGCTGGCGCCGATCAGCGGCGTGTTGCCGCGCCGCAGCACCACCAGCGCGAAGCCGGCGAGCGCGACGCCGGCGAGCACGACCGGGCCGAGGCGGACCGGCAGTCGCCAGCCGTCGCGCAGCCACGCGAAGGCGCCCTGGGTGCGCAGCAGCGCCCACGCGACGTACAGGGCGGGCGGCACGACGAGGGTGGCCGCCACCCCCCGGAACGGCGCGACGCCCAGCACCGCGTCGCGGTCGCTGCCGACCGCCGCGAGGAACGCCGCCCCGACCAGGCTCCACGCCGCCGCGCGCCAGAACGCCCCGCGGCGGGGGCCGGGGAGGACGTAGCCGAGGACGGGGAAGGTCAGCGCCGCGACGAGGGCGACCGCCCCGAAGTCCAGGCCGGCGGCCGCCAGCCCGAGCGCCGCGAGGGCGGCCGCGACGGCGACCCCCCAGAGGCCGGGGAAGGCGGTGGCGAGCAGCGTGACGCCGGCCGCCACCCCGAGCGACGCGAGTACGCGCAGGGCCGCGGGCGGCGCGTAGGCGTCGAGCGCCTGCCGCCCGAGCGGTGGGGTGCCGATCGCGAAGCCCTCCGCGCGCACCTCCCGCGCGAGGCCGGCCACCAGCGCCTCGGTGTTCGCGAGGGCGTCCCCCTGGACGTTCTGCAGGTACGGCCGCAGGTAGAGCAGCGAGACGTTGCGTTCCGTCGCGGCGAGCACGAACTTGTCGATCACCTCGTGCGGCGGGAGCCGCAGGTCCAGGTACGCCTGCTCGAAGCTGAGCAGCCGGAGGATCGGCGCCCGCCCGCGGAGCGCGCCGATGCCGGCCTGCGGGTTGTTCTCGACGTACGCCGTCCAGCGCCCCTGGGCGGCGGCGAGGGTGGCGTCCATCGCGTGCGGGTAGCC
This DNA window, taken from Trueperaceae bacterium, encodes the following:
- a CDS encoding polysaccharide pyruvyl transferase family protein, with protein sequence MTRVLISGFVGAGNLGDEAILAGLAPALRAAGFAPAALSAAPRATTALHDLPARHRLLGVPAALAASDALVSGGGGLLQDRTSSRSLRYYLGVLRLARRLGKRVVVFGQSVGPLSPAGRRAVAQALAGVPILVRDAPSHALLAELGLEAATGADPALRLASATRGTPGGVGGGAADRPTLLIPRADVPGAEAAFVALARRVRADGERVVVAALEAGADAAAAQRIAAAADAEVATWRDPWTAARDVAAARRVASVRLHGLILAAGAGVPHVGVGYDPKVAGFAAASGGTVV
- a CDS encoding DUF5693 family protein; its protein translation is MADARRRIRVAAALLLAAALLPAGLLLTARLEAEGAARPVALVMDGDALEEQARLLGRDPVALAAHYRTLGLSAVAVYEDTPETLAAKGRIALLRGADAVAAAVAAGAPPPDVPAHATLVRDLVPGASDALRAKAPTPPAAVTIRGVDWWAFPGDVADRLPAGPDEATIAAYAEAGLDVVYRPRSVPGVRNVGAYLPDAASVLVHEGQTVAGYPHAMDATLAAAQGRWTAYVENNPQAGIGALRGRAPILRLLSFEQAYLDLRLPPHEVIDKFVLAATERNVSLLYLRPYLQNVQGDALANTEALVAGLAREVRAEGFAIGTPPLGRQALDAYAPPAALRVLASLGVAAGVTLLATAFPGLWGVAVAAALAALGLAAAGLDFGAVALVAALTFPVLGYVLPGPRRGAFWRAAAWSLVGAAFLAAVGSDRDAVLGVAPFRGVAATLVVPPALYVAWALLRTQGAFAWLRDGWRLPVRLGPVVLAGVALAGFALVVLRRGNTPLIGASELELQVRALLSEAFARPRFKELLGHPLAVVGLSEAGGPAWLRAGLMAGGVVAQASILNSFAHYHTPLLVSLERTGVALALGFGLGTLAVAALRPTVAWVRRRLAAA